From a single Maylandia zebra isolate NMK-2024a linkage group LG3, Mzebra_GT3a, whole genome shotgun sequence genomic region:
- the LOC106675313 gene encoding uncharacterized protein LOC106675313, with translation MPHRGGRVAIFTAAQETLIADMVRENNCIRLREIRDKVIADNVNFENIDAVSVSTIDRVLRRQQMRMKQVYRVPFERNSARHIGQRYEYVQRIMQLDAMARPHEYLFLDEAGFNLQKRRRRGRNIIGQRAITEVPGQRGGNITLCAAMGTEGLVHRYAVLGSYNTQRLLTFLEELKDILLDCQQHHPRLAHHMYVIIWDNVRFHKTHQIREWFTTNSDHFLNVCLPPYSPFLNPIEEFFSSWRWKVYDRQPYTRENLVRAMELACADIPVEAFQGWIRHSRAFFPRCLARDNIACDVDEVMWPNAARRHDAAQ, from the exons ATGCCACATAGAGGTGGGAGGGTTGCCATATTCACAGCGGCACAAGAAACCCTCATTGCAGATATGGTCCGTGAGAACAACTGCATTAGACTCCGAGAGATCAGAGACAAAGTCATTGCAGATAATGTAAACTTTGAGAACATTGATGCTGTCAGTGTGTCCACAATAGACCGAGTTCTCCGGCGCCAACAGATGAGGATGAAACAGGTCTACAGGGTTCCCTTTGAGCGCAACTCTGCGCGACACATAGGACAACGTTACGAGTATGTGCAA AGGATAATGCAGTTGGACGCGATGGCCAGACCCCATGAGTACCTCTTCCTGGATGAGGCTGGCTTCAACCTCCAGAAACGAAGGCGAAGAGGCCGTAACATCATTGGCCAGAGAGCCATCACTGAGGTTCCTGGCCAACGGGGGGgtaatattactctttgtgCAGCTATGGGTACGGAGGGGCTTGTCCACCGGTATGCTGTCCTTGGGTCTTACAACACCCAACGTCTCCTCACCTTCCTAGAGGAGCTAAAAGACATCCTCCTGGACTGTCAACAACACCATCCTAGGCTAGCACATCACATGTATGTGATCATTTGGGACAACGTCCGCTTCCACAAGACACACCAAATCAGAGAGTGGTTCACCACCAACAGTGACCACTTTTTAAACGTCTGTCTGCCACCCTACTCCCCTTTCCTGAACCCTATAGAGGAGTTCTTCTCATCATGGAGATGGAAGGTGTATGACAGACAGCCATACACAAGAGAGAACCTCGTACGGGCAATGGAGCTGGCCTGTGCTGACATCCCAGTGGAGGCCTTCCAGGGATGGATTCGCCATTCCAGGGCGTTTTTCCCGCGGTGCCTAGCAAGGGACAATATagcctgtgatgtggatgaggtgATGTGGCCCAATGCAGCTCGGCGACATGATGCCGCACAGTGA